In Sebaldella termitidis ATCC 33386, one DNA window encodes the following:
- a CDS encoding PTS system mannose/fructose/sorbose family transporter subunit IID — translation MARKEVSKKALTKSFWNWFYGNLTCFSQEHMQTFGYLVSMLPIVDELYDDKEEKQKAMETYTAFFNTEPQIGTVVVGITAGLEEARANGEQIDSEMINGIRAGLMGPLAGIGDSLIVGTLIPILLGIGLGLSGGGSPLGAIFYIIVWNILAISGMRLLYFKGYELGGKAVEVIVGEKATAIRESVIMVGTIVIGAVAATWINITTSFKLSNAEGGTIIDLQKTFDGIFPKLLSAITVIFCWWLMKKKKMSPTTVMLILVVIAFVGVLLGFFNPGLTY, via the coding sequence ATGGCTAGAAAAGAAGTATCTAAAAAAGCACTGACAAAATCTTTCTGGAACTGGTTTTATGGAAATCTTACCTGTTTTTCACAGGAGCATATGCAGACATTTGGTTATCTTGTATCGATGCTGCCTATAGTTGATGAATTATATGATGATAAAGAGGAAAAGCAAAAAGCAATGGAAACATATACTGCTTTCTTCAATACAGAGCCTCAGATCGGGACTGTGGTAGTGGGGATAACTGCAGGACTGGAAGAAGCAAGAGCTAACGGAGAGCAGATAGACAGTGAAATGATAAACGGGATACGTGCGGGTCTTATGGGACCTTTGGCAGGTATCGGAGATTCGCTTATTGTAGGAACTCTGATTCCGATACTTTTAGGTATCGGACTGGGACTTTCGGGAGGCGGATCACCTCTTGGAGCGATCTTCTATATTATAGTATGGAATATACTGGCTATATCGGGTATGAGACTCTTATACTTTAAGGGATATGAGCTGGGAGGTAAAGCAGTAGAAGTAATAGTGGGTGAAAAAGCCACTGCAATAAGAGAATCTGTAATCATGGTAGGAACTATAGTTATAGGAGCTGTTGCAGCTACATGGATAAATATAACAACTTCTTTTAAACTTAGTAATGCCGAAGGCGGTACAATTATAGATCTGCAGAAAACGTTTGACGGGATATTTCCAAAGCTGCTGTCAGCGATTACTGTGATATTCTGCTGGTGGCTGATGAAAAAGAAAAAGATGTCACCGACTACAGTAATGCTTATTCTTGTGGTTATAGCATTTGTGGGAGTTCTTCTCGGATTCTTTAATCCAGGACTTACTTATTAA
- a CDS encoding Cof-type HAD-IIB family hydrolase, whose protein sequence is MIKMVVADMDGTSLGLNEAISEKNSATVKRVLESGREFLFASGRPAFGMLGLIKKAGLDDKIRYFIAYNGGIIHDIKEGKNLYVKKLDFNIIKEVYDIIMKNKIDISFCIHEKNLIYITQDNEELEVEVSSNHQTKVFIKDINDYKDIDFMKILLVGKRENLETAAAKLQESAVSNDIKTMFSLDFLLEVVPAGSDKSVALKWFSEYSGIPLSEILSIGDGENDIEMLKESGYSAAMQNAYEHVKKSADYVTEKDNNADGLTEAIEHFIKF, encoded by the coding sequence ATGATAAAAATGGTAGTAGCTGATATGGACGGAACAAGTCTGGGATTAAATGAAGCAATATCGGAAAAAAACAGTGCAACTGTAAAAAGAGTATTGGAAAGCGGAAGAGAATTTTTATTTGCATCAGGCAGACCTGCTTTTGGAATGCTGGGACTTATAAAAAAAGCAGGACTTGATGATAAGATAAGATACTTTATAGCATATAACGGCGGAATAATTCATGATATAAAGGAAGGAAAAAATCTTTATGTAAAAAAACTGGATTTTAATATTATAAAAGAAGTATATGATATCATTATGAAAAATAAAATAGATATTAGTTTTTGTATTCATGAAAAAAATCTCATATATATAACACAGGATAACGAAGAGCTCGAAGTGGAGGTTTCAAGCAACCATCAGACAAAGGTATTTATAAAGGATATAAATGATTATAAAGATATTGATTTCATGAAAATACTGCTGGTGGGAAAAAGAGAAAATCTGGAAACAGCAGCGGCTAAATTACAGGAAAGTGCTGTGAGCAATGATATAAAGACAATGTTTTCACTGGATTTTCTTCTTGAAGTAGTACCGGCAGGTTCTGATAAATCTGTTGCTTTAAAGTGGTTTTCTGAATATTCGGGAATACCTTTATCAGAAATACTTTCAATAGGCGACGGGGAAAATGACATAGAAATGCTCAAGGAATCTGGGTATAGTGCTGCAATGCAGAATGCTTACGAGCATGTAAAGAAATCAGCGGATTATGTAACGGAAAAAGATAACAATGCAGACGGCTTGACTGAAGCTATAGAACATTTTATAAAATTTTAG